The proteins below come from a single Cylindrospermopsis raciborskii Cr2010 genomic window:
- a CDS encoding reverse transcriptase N-terminal domain-containing protein — MIRHNRNVSESWQRLPWRQFRRNLFRLQKRVYKAVRVGDLRKAKSLQKLILKSTSAQLLAIRQVLQANSLTEVLSSTTRQRVWQWVIKYTLDPAHEGNFHLHGYGWKRGFSPQDAQRMLQVYLSEIPGHQTRVIKIDLGKSLEKINPRAICKRLIAPVEIKRGIRSQCLSVEKSELITSLLANIFLKEIENIGKLVWYGREIVIILQPQDHPETILDTIRHSLAKDGIELATEETELIAATDGFDFLTWHFQVQKNGKLRCVPGLKDFQAFRQKVKHIVNNSNYGATIKAQKLSLIVGEWRNYHRHCNMDGARFSLYHIKYRAFKVFNRETKQNRQIIQQLINKAFPRVNSGQNSTLSNTPGKSYS, encoded by the coding sequence ATGATTAGACACAACAGAAATGTTAGTGAATCTTGGCAGAGGTTACCCTGGCGACAATTTCGCCGCAATCTCTTCCGCTTGCAAAAACGAGTGTACAAAGCCGTTCGAGTTGGAGACCTGCGCAAGGCTAAGTCTCTTCAAAAGCTAATCTTAAAATCTACGTCAGCACAATTACTGGCTATTCGTCAAGTATTACAAGCAAATTCTCTTACAGAGGTTTTATCTTCCACCACTAGACAGCGGGTATGGCAGTGGGTAATTAAATACACCTTAGATCCAGCCCATGAAGGTAATTTCCACCTCCACGGTTATGGATGGAAACGGGGATTTTCCCCCCAGGATGCACAAAGAATGTTACAAGTATATTTATCGGAAATTCCTGGTCATCAAACAAGAGTAATCAAAATTGATTTGGGGAAATCTCTAGAAAAAATCAACCCAAGAGCGATTTGTAAAAGACTAATAGCTCCTGTAGAAATCAAACGGGGGATTAGGTCACAATGTCTTTCTGTGGAGAAATCGGAACTGATAACCTCCTTACTGGCTAATATTTTCCTCAAGGAAATAGAAAATATAGGAAAACTAGTTTGGTATGGGAGGGAAATAGTGATTATCCTCCAACCTCAGGATCACCCAGAAACAATACTTGACACTATTCGTCACTCCCTGGCAAAAGATGGAATAGAACTAGCTACGGAAGAAACTGAACTAATTGCAGCGACAGATGGGTTTGATTTTCTCACTTGGCATTTTCAAGTGCAAAAAAACGGAAAGTTAAGATGTGTCCCCGGACTAAAAGACTTCCAAGCTTTTCGCCAGAAAGTGAAACACATAGTCAACAACTCGAATTATGGAGCTACTATCAAGGCACAGAAATTGAGCTTGATCGTAGGGGAGTGGAGAAATTACCATCGCCATTGCAACATGGATGGGGCGAGATTTTCCCTCTACCATATAAAATACAGAGCTTTCAAGGTGTTTAATCGGGAAACAAAACAAAACCGACAAATCATTCAGCAACTGATAAATAAGGCGTTTCCACGAGTGAACTCTGGTCAAAACTCTACCCTTTCTAACACTCCAGGCAAAAGCTATAGCTAA
- a CDS encoding DUF4276 family protein: MPKTNSFCIEVLVEEPSAEEALKTLLPKLLKGRSRHKIINFGSKSKLLKLLSQRLSAYGDRISKGENVRIIVLVDQDNDDCKKLKNQLEGIAQQTGLSTKSKPDSEGRFVVLNRIVIKELESWFIGDTEALRKAFSSLPSISPKSGIFRSPDNGGSWEALHRFLKKHGIYKNGYPKIEAARRISLHMNPDQNYSPSFNCFKAGIEAFLSQ; this comes from the coding sequence ATGCCCAAAACAAATAGTTTTTGCATCGAGGTTTTAGTAGAAGAACCTTCTGCTGAAGAAGCCCTCAAAACCCTTTTGCCAAAATTACTCAAGGGGCGATCTCGCCATAAAATCATTAATTTTGGGAGTAAATCAAAACTACTTAAGTTACTGAGCCAACGTTTATCTGCCTATGGCGATCGCATCAGCAAAGGAGAAAACGTACGGATTATTGTATTAGTGGATCAAGACAATGATGATTGTAAGAAATTAAAAAATCAATTAGAGGGAATTGCTCAACAAACAGGATTATCCACCAAATCTAAACCAGATTCTGAAGGAAGATTTGTAGTTCTCAATCGGATTGTGATCAAAGAACTAGAATCTTGGTTTATTGGAGATACAGAGGCTTTGCGTAAAGCTTTCTCCAGCTTGCCGAGTATATCACCTAAATCAGGAATCTTTCGCAGTCCCGATAATGGGGGTAGTTGGGAGGCTCTACATCGGTTCTTAAAAAAACATGGCATTTATAAAAACGGCTACCCCAAAATAGAAGCGGCCCGCCGCATTTCTCTCCATATGAACCCAGATCAAAATTACTCTCCAAGTTTTAACTGCTTTAAAGCTGGAATAGAAGCCTTCCTATCTCAATAA
- the psbE gene encoding cytochrome b559 subunit alpha produces MSGTTGERPFSDIVTSIRYWVIHSITIPALFVAGWLFVSTGLAYDIFGTPRPNEYFTQLRQEVPIVSNRYEAKKQVETFIAK; encoded by the coding sequence ATGTCAGGTACCACTGGAGAACGTCCATTTTCGGACATTGTAACCAGTATTCGTTACTGGGTAATTCATAGCATCACCATACCCGCTTTATTTGTCGCTGGGTGGTTGTTTGTCAGCACAGGTCTAGCTTATGATATATTTGGTACGCCTCGTCCTAATGAGTATTTTACTCAACTGCGTCAAGAAGTACCAATTGTTAGCAACCGTTATGAAGCTAAGAAACAAGTAGAAACATTTATCGCAAAGTAA
- a CDS encoding DNA adenine methylase: MLKSPLRYPGGKQKAISQIAHYLPPKFKEFREPFVGGGSIFFYVLQNHRHIPCWINDLNPELYYFWAMVKTNLPQLVESVWKVKKQTTDGHALFKSLSLAPTSKMSPLERAVRFFVLNRITFSGTIESGGYSNASFNSRFTDSSIERLAALDSCFTNTHVTNYDYSILLTEPGDDVFIFLDPPYFTNTKSRLYGKKGDLHTCFDHSRFANLMKECPHKWLITYDNCEQVRHNFSFAHIYEWELQYGMNNYKQNKADKGKELFITNYPYISGL; this comes from the coding sequence ATGCTTAAGAGCCCATTACGTTATCCTGGTGGTAAACAAAAGGCAATTTCTCAAATTGCTCACTACCTACCTCCTAAATTTAAAGAGTTCCGCGAACCCTTTGTTGGGGGAGGTTCCATATTCTTTTATGTCTTGCAAAATCACCGTCATATACCCTGTTGGATCAATGACCTCAACCCCGAACTATATTACTTCTGGGCCATGGTCAAAACTAATCTACCACAGTTAGTCGAGTCCGTGTGGAAAGTAAAAAAACAGACAACAGATGGACATGCCCTGTTTAAATCTCTCTCCCTAGCTCCTACAAGTAAAATGAGTCCACTGGAGCGAGCTGTCCGATTTTTCGTTCTTAACCGAATTACCTTTTCGGGGACAATTGAAAGCGGAGGTTATAGCAATGCTTCTTTCAACAGTCGCTTTACAGACTCTTCTATTGAGCGGTTAGCAGCACTGGATAGTTGTTTTACTAATACCCACGTGACCAATTATGACTACAGTATCCTACTGACTGAACCAGGAGACGATGTATTTATATTTCTAGATCCACCTTATTTCACCAATACTAAATCTAGGCTTTATGGTAAAAAAGGGGATTTGCATACGTGTTTTGACCATTCTCGCTTTGCTAACCTGATGAAAGAATGCCCACATAAATGGTTAATTACCTACGATAATTGCGAACAGGTGCGACACAATTTTTCTTTTGCTCATATTTATGAGTGGGAGTTGCAATACGGAATGAATAACTACAAACAGAATAAAGCAGACAAGGGCAAGGAATTATTCATCACTAACTATCCATATATATCCGGTTTATAG
- a CDS encoding MAPEG family protein, which yields MLNLPVPSTLLYSIPFAAVTIYLPYLLVAYARVKVGYDLSAPRSMFDKLPQYARRATWAHQNCFESFMIYAPAALMAYVTGVDSQLALYAAIAYVTARVLFSVFYILNIPILRSLMFGVGSACIINLFVLSILKANT from the coding sequence ATGCTAAATCTTCCTGTCCCTTCCACCTTGCTCTATTCCATCCCATTCGCTGCGGTCACGATTTATCTTCCGTATCTACTAGTAGCTTATGCTAGGGTGAAAGTGGGTTATGACTTGTCCGCTCCACGTTCTATGTTTGATAAGTTACCACAATATGCACGGAGAGCTACCTGGGCCCATCAGAATTGTTTTGAATCCTTCATGATTTATGCTCCTGCAGCTCTGATGGCCTATGTGACGGGAGTAGATTCTCAATTAGCACTATACGCTGCGATCGCCTATGTGACAGCACGGGTTCTCTTTTCAGTTTTCTACATACTGAATATACCCATTCTTCGCTCCCTGATGTTCGGAGTTGGTTCTGCTTGTATTATTAATCTTTTTGTCCTCAGTATTTTGAAAGCAAATACTTAG
- the psbF gene encoding cytochrome b559 subunit beta produces the protein MATSNNVNQPVTYPIFTVRWLAVHTLGVPTVFFLGAIAAMQFIQR, from the coding sequence ATGGCTACCAGCAATAACGTCAATCAACCTGTTACTTATCCAATTTTTACGGTGAGATGGCTAGCAGTTCACACCCTCGGTGTGCCAACTGTCTTCTTCTTGGGTGCGATCGCAGCAATGCAGTTTATTCAACGCTAG
- a CDS encoding hemerythrin domain-containing protein, protein MVAVLDDTKKNSMAVKLGDMKLLQQLLLDNEERFLLECTDGEIAGIIRRMLDDDRKNLALLNTVVDQFGLEKNAEPTVLQMVEKVRQLMASEELSFFDKVFQHELLKHQQVMNGITIYKAAQKVGADIMVAIRPLSAINSENRTHQEQLKGILEILGVRELTGQDADQGIWSRVQDAIAAITGAVGGAPGHEREKATIQDAIRQDHNQLNMLFTDLMQSNDSQKIQECFAKINQLLTVHIAAEEEVVYPRVRGFYGEENTQQLYDQHALWIPWWEELRLISPSTPEFKNRLREIWDHVTNHIRQEENTMLVAIDNNMSSKETEQLAARFDSVKSQLEKRNTGAYYSLRQNV, encoded by the coding sequence ATGGTGGCGGTTTTAGATGACACTAAAAAGAATTCCATGGCGGTAAAACTGGGTGATATGAAATTACTCCAACAGTTATTACTGGATAACGAGGAAAGATTTTTGCTGGAATGTACCGACGGCGAAATAGCAGGAATTATTCGCAGAATGCTAGATGATGACCGGAAAAACCTAGCCCTTCTTAATACTGTGGTTGACCAATTTGGTCTGGAAAAAAATGCTGAACCCACGGTGCTGCAAATGGTTGAAAAGGTTCGTCAACTAATGGCAAGTGAAGAACTCAGTTTCTTTGATAAGGTCTTTCAACATGAACTGTTAAAGCATCAACAGGTGATGAATGGAATAACAATTTATAAGGCTGCTCAGAAGGTTGGCGCTGATATCATGGTAGCAATTAGACCTTTAAGTGCCATTAATTCTGAAAATCGTACGCACCAAGAACAGTTGAAGGGAATTTTAGAAATCCTCGGTGTCCGAGAACTAACAGGACAAGACGCAGACCAGGGTATCTGGTCTCGGGTTCAAGATGCAATCGCTGCAATTACTGGTGCGGTTGGTGGTGCCCCCGGTCATGAAAGGGAAAAAGCTACTATCCAAGATGCTATCCGCCAAGATCACAATCAGTTGAATATGTTGTTTACAGACTTAATGCAAAGCAATGACTCCCAAAAAATTCAGGAATGTTTTGCAAAAATTAATCAGCTTCTCACTGTTCATATAGCCGCTGAAGAGGAAGTGGTTTATCCACGAGTCCGTGGGTTTTATGGGGAAGAAAATACTCAACAACTATACGACCAACACGCTCTTTGGATTCCCTGGTGGGAAGAACTGAGATTGATTAGTCCTAGCACACCAGAATTTAAAAATAGACTTAGAGAAATTTGGGACCATGTTACCAATCATATTCGCCAAGAAGAAAATACAATGCTTGTGGCTATTGACAATAATATGAGTAGTAAAGAAACTGAACAGTTAGCTGCAAGATTTGATTCGGTTAAGAGTCAACTTGAGAAAAGAAATACAGGTGCTTATTATAGCCTTAGACAAAACGTTTAA
- a CDS encoding AAA family ATPase has product MMNQNKTPPRIQYLKIENFRALRKVELKNLTPLTVLLGPNGSGKSTLFDVFAFLSECFELGLRRAWDKRGRAKELKTRGSDEAIVIEIQYKEPDYPTITYHLAVDERNGAPFVKEEWLKWRRGKHGQPFNFLDYKEGNGKAISGELPDEKDKRIEIPLKSPDLLAVNALGQFAEHPRVAALRDFITGWHVSYLSADSIRTQPEAGPQEHLNRSGDNLANVIQYLNEQHRDRLEAIFTTLRRRIPRIERVLTESMPDGRLLLQIKDTPFTHPIIARFASDGSLKMLAYLVLLQDPAPPSFIGIEEPENYLHPRLLPELAEECQQATARTQMLVTTHSPFFINQLKPKQVRIIYRGTDGYTRTQLIEDIPGIKEFIQHGANLGDLWMEGHFEVGDPLNQEGI; this is encoded by the coding sequence ATGATGAATCAAAATAAAACTCCTCCTCGGATCCAATACCTTAAAATCGAAAACTTTCGGGCATTACGGAAAGTCGAGCTCAAAAACCTTACGCCCCTCACAGTCCTCCTAGGTCCCAATGGTAGCGGTAAATCTACCCTCTTTGATGTCTTTGCTTTCCTCTCTGAGTGCTTTGAACTAGGACTGCGTCGCGCCTGGGATAAACGTGGTAGAGCTAAAGAACTCAAAACTAGGGGCAGTGATGAGGCGATCGTCATTGAGATTCAATATAAAGAACCCGACTATCCCACCATTACCTACCACCTAGCAGTGGACGAACGCAATGGCGCACCCTTTGTCAAGGAAGAATGGCTGAAATGGCGACGAGGCAAACATGGTCAACCGTTTAATTTCCTAGACTACAAGGAGGGAAATGGAAAAGCAATCAGTGGTGAGCTACCCGATGAAAAAGACAAACGCATTGAAATTCCTCTCAAATCCCCTGACCTGCTAGCTGTTAACGCCCTGGGTCAATTTGCTGAACATCCCCGCGTCGCCGCCCTACGAGACTTCATCACCGGTTGGCACGTCTCCTATCTCTCCGCCGACAGTATCCGCACTCAACCTGAAGCAGGCCCCCAAGAACATCTAAACCGCAGCGGAGATAACCTTGCCAACGTGATCCAATACTTAAATGAACAACATCGCGATCGCCTAGAAGCAATCTTTACAACTTTGCGGCGGCGAATCCCCCGCATTGAAAGGGTTTTGACTGAGTCTATGCCCGATGGTCGCCTACTCCTACAAATCAAAGATACTCCTTTTACCCACCCTATAATAGCACGCTTTGCTTCCGATGGCAGCTTAAAAATGCTGGCCTATTTGGTGCTGCTGCAAGATCCCGCTCCCCCTTCCTTTATTGGCATTGAAGAACCTGAAAACTATCTCCACCCCAGATTGCTCCCCGAACTCGCTGAGGAGTGCCAGCAGGCAACTGCTAGAACTCAAATGCTTGTCACCACCCACTCTCCCTTCTTCATCAATCAGCTTAAGCCTAAGCAAGTGCGAATTATCTATAGAGGAACTGATGGCTATACTCGAACACAACTTATTGAGGATATTCCAGGGATCAAGGAATTTATCCAACATGGAGCAAACTTAGGAGATTTGTGGATGGAGGGACATTTTGAAGTTGGCGATCCTTTAAATCAGGAGGGTATTTAA
- a CDS encoding fasciclin domain-containing protein has translation MKFKLRANLRNSWRFGQVKVFTGFLGIVGLTSIGLGMDLPSLGSKVEIVQSNPAITTPPTPNQPTTSPDPKPPELPIFIPEDTEAKNLIEVAKSTGNFKTLIRSLEAGGLVKTLEEGEQFTIFAPTDEAFAKVPRRELRNLFRPKNKQVLVDILKYHLVVGRIRSEELKSGPIKSLQGEPIQVKIKNKSVYVSDGQSKGTTAKITKPDISASNGVIHQIDSLLLPPSLK, from the coding sequence ATGAAATTTAAACTGAGAGCTAATTTGAGAAACAGTTGGAGATTTGGTCAAGTCAAAGTATTCACCGGGTTCCTGGGGATTGTGGGATTAACCAGTATCGGTTTGGGCATGGATTTACCATCTCTGGGGAGTAAAGTGGAGATAGTTCAATCCAATCCTGCAATAACTACCCCACCAACCCCCAACCAACCCACTACCAGTCCGGATCCAAAACCGCCGGAACTACCAATATTTATACCGGAAGATACTGAGGCAAAAAATCTCATTGAGGTAGCCAAGTCCACAGGTAATTTTAAAACCCTGATTAGGTCCTTAGAAGCGGGAGGACTAGTAAAAACCCTAGAAGAGGGTGAACAATTCACCATCTTCGCTCCCACAGATGAAGCGTTTGCTAAAGTTCCCAGAAGGGAGCTACGGAATTTGTTTAGACCCAAAAATAAACAAGTTTTAGTAGACATATTAAAATACCATCTGGTGGTGGGAAGAATCAGATCTGAGGAATTAAAATCGGGCCCAATTAAAAGCTTACAAGGAGAACCAATTCAAGTCAAAATTAAAAATAAAAGTGTATACGTAAGTGATGGTCAATCTAAAGGTACTACTGCCAAAATCACCAAACCAGATATTAGTGCCAGCAATGGTGTGATTCATCAAATTGACAGCTTGCTCTTGCCACCCAGTTTAAAATAA
- a CDS encoding photosystem II reaction center protein J, producing MSGGGRIPLWVVATIAGLGVITVVGIFFYGAYAGLGSSL from the coding sequence ATGTCTGGAGGCGGGAGAATTCCCCTGTGGGTTGTTGCCACAATCGCGGGTTTAGGTGTAATTACTGTTGTAGGTATTTTCTTTTACGGAGCCTACGCCGGACTTGGTTCTTCATTGTAA
- a CDS encoding photosystem II reaction center protein L — MERTPNPNQQPVELNRTSLYLGLLLIFVLGILFSSYFFN; from the coding sequence ATGGAAAGAACGCCTAATCCTAATCAACAACCTGTTGAACTAAACCGTACTTCTTTATACCTAGGACTGTTATTAATTTTCGTTCTAGGGATTCTATTTTCCAGTTACTTCTTTAACTAA
- a CDS encoding HEAT repeat domain-containing protein, protein MNIPSLEEISTQLASPNLRDRMIALTQLRNVPAEDAVPLIKKVLNDESIQLRSMAVFALGIKSTSECYSILVRILEADPDYGIRADAAGALGYLGDNRAVEPLSRAFYEDTEWLVRFSAAVALGNIKDKRAYNILIQALDSEEIVIQQAAISALGEIKSIESVDHILRFVQSEDWLVRQRLAEALGNLPTDKSISALKYLEKDSHPHVSQAATISLKKVQTEV, encoded by the coding sequence ATGAATATTCCCAGCTTAGAGGAAATCTCCACCCAGTTAGCAAGTCCGAACTTGCGCGATCGCATGATAGCTCTAACACAATTACGGAATGTTCCTGCGGAGGATGCAGTTCCCCTAATCAAAAAAGTTCTTAATGACGAATCCATACAGCTACGCTCTATGGCAGTGTTTGCATTGGGAATTAAATCAACTTCAGAATGTTATTCTATTCTAGTGAGAATTCTAGAAGCTGATCCCGACTATGGGATTCGTGCGGATGCAGCTGGGGCTCTAGGATATTTAGGAGATAATAGAGCAGTAGAACCTTTATCAAGAGCTTTCTACGAAGATACAGAATGGTTAGTTAGGTTTAGTGCAGCAGTAGCCTTAGGTAATATCAAAGATAAGCGTGCATATAATATTTTAATTCAAGCTTTGGATAGTGAGGAGATAGTAATTCAGCAAGCAGCGATTTCAGCTTTAGGAGAAATTAAATCAATTGAGTCAGTAGATCATATTTTGCGATTTGTACAGTCAGAAGATTGGTTAGTCAGACAGCGACTAGCAGAAGCCCTAGGCAACCTACCCACGGACAAAAGTATTTCAGCTCTAAAATACTTGGAAAAGGATAGTCATCCCCATGTTTCTCAAGCTGCGACCATATCTCTGAAGAAAGTCCAGACCGAGGTCTAA
- a CDS encoding LptF/LptG family permease, translating into MFLKPIDKTVLILFFSSDFIVPYSNHQAAIALESVMNINRERLDNNDIIYKELAQTSKGDLSNKYKFIKYLFYAEKLIDHKMINPTLLISDSQGLKVIINSQIALIYGESKCLHFYNGVKNTINQDGSFGKEQVFEQIVVDSPNICQQFQLDREKLDDKEMNILQIYQRLIVSNKLGDMNKIINLKITLFNRFNLPISCVIFTLLGSSIGINMRPKIKYSSFSLTLLIIGAIKVFEAIINALIIQRYVPVFAIFSPNILGLGISLYLLSRR; encoded by the coding sequence ATTTTTCTGAAACCTATTGACAAAACAGTATTAATATTATTTTTTAGTAGTGATTTCATTGTTCCATATAGTAACCATCAAGCTGCTATTGCCTTAGAGTCGGTGATGAATATAAATCGAGAGAGATTGGATAATAATGACATTATATATAAAGAGTTGGCACAAACAAGTAAGGGTGATCTATCAAACAAATATAAGTTTATTAAATACTTGTTTTACGCTGAAAAACTGATCGATCACAAGATGATTAACCCTACTTTACTGATTTCAGACTCTCAAGGATTAAAAGTAATAATAAACTCTCAAATTGCCCTAATTTATGGAGAAAGTAAATGTCTTCATTTTTATAATGGAGTTAAAAATACAATCAACCAAGATGGATCTTTTGGTAAGGAACAAGTTTTTGAACAAATTGTGGTTGATTCGCCTAATATATGTCAGCAGTTTCAACTAGATAGAGAAAAATTGGATGATAAAGAAATGAATATTCTCCAGATCTACCAGAGATTGATAGTTTCCAATAAACTAGGAGACATGAACAAAATAATAAACCTAAAAATTACCTTATTTAATCGTTTCAACTTACCTATATCTTGCGTCATTTTCACCCTACTTGGGTCGTCAATAGGAATCAATATGCGACCGAAAATCAAATATAGTAGCTTTAGCCTTACGTTGCTAATTATTGGAGCAATAAAGGTCTTTGAAGCTATAATTAACGCTTTAATTATTCAAAGGTATGTCCCAGTATTTGCCATCTTCTCGCCTAATATACTTGGACTTGGTATAAGTCTTTATTTGTTGTCAAGACGCTAA
- a CDS encoding glutathione S-transferase, protein MLELYQWELSHYSEKVRLCLDYKGLQYRKIEVTPGIGQWELFRLTGQKQVPVLKDGNNYIVDSSEIAKYLDLEYPDRPLIPKEQKKRAQALLLEDWADETLGVLGRKAFFAAVSQDQSFRKSLLPLSTPDFLKSVVVGVPGDILSVLGVGVGFTPDAIKSAIANLKQDLEILMELLSDSPYLLGDEPCIADLAVAGLSILLKFPTGPYLDLPESLRGKGLPILADNLDYERFFSWRDRIYSQFRKPLTGQTPATTSGPSSIEID, encoded by the coding sequence ATGCTGGAATTATATCAATGGGAATTATCTCACTATTCAGAGAAAGTGCGTCTATGCCTTGATTATAAAGGCTTGCAATACCGCAAAATTGAAGTTACACCGGGCATAGGTCAGTGGGAGCTTTTCCGCTTAACTGGACAAAAACAGGTTCCTGTGTTGAAAGATGGTAATAACTATATTGTGGATTCTAGTGAAATCGCTAAGTACCTGGATCTGGAATATCCCGATCGCCCTTTAATACCCAAGGAGCAAAAAAAACGCGCCCAGGCACTATTATTAGAAGATTGGGCTGATGAAACCCTTGGTGTTCTAGGACGTAAAGCCTTTTTCGCTGCTGTTAGTCAAGACCAGTCTTTTCGTAAATCACTTTTACCTCTATCAACTCCAGATTTTCTCAAATCTGTAGTGGTGGGTGTTCCTGGTGATATTTTGAGTGTCTTAGGTGTGGGAGTTGGTTTCACTCCAGATGCAATTAAATCGGCGATCGCCAATTTGAAGCAAGATCTAGAAATCCTCATGGAACTATTATCGGATAGTCCCTACCTACTGGGGGATGAACCCTGTATAGCAGATCTAGCTGTAGCGGGATTATCAATATTATTGAAGTTCCCCACGGGTCCCTATTTAGACTTACCAGAATCTCTTAGAGGCAAGGGTCTACCTATTTTAGCAGATAATCTTGATTATGAGCGATTCTTCTCTTGGCGCGATCGCATTTATTCACAATTCAGGAAACCTTTAACGGGTCAAACTCCTGCTACCACCAGCGGTCCAAGTTCCATAGAAATTGATTAA